The following nucleotide sequence is from Longimicrobium sp..
TGCCCGGAGTGCGGCGTGGCGCTCTCGCTGAACAAGACGTGCGGCGGCTGCTCGGCCGAAATGCCGTCCAGCGCCAAGTTCTGCCCGGAGTGCGGCGAAAAGGCCTGATCGTCCGCCGCGTGGACGCTACCCGCCGGCGTGCCGGGCCAGGAGATTCTCGATCTTCGTGAGCAGGCGCGCCAGGTCGATCGGCTTGGTGTCGTAGTCGTCGCAGCCGGCACCCATCGCGTGCTCCCGGTCGCCGGCCATGGCGTGCGCGGTGAGCGCGATGATGGGAATGTGGCCGGTGGCCGGCGTGGACTTCAGGCGGCGCGTCGCCTCCCATCCGTCCAGGACCGGGAGGCTCATGTCCATCAGCACCAGGTCCGGCAGCTCCCTGGCGGCCCGGTCCACCCCGTCCTGCCCGTCGACCGCGACCACCACGTCGTAGCCCTTCCGCTCCAGGCGCCGCGACAGCATGTCGCGGTTCATCTCGTTGTCTTCCACCAGCAATATCTTCTTCATCGCGTACCCGAAGCGTCAGGCGCCGGCCGCGCCGCTTCGTCTCCGTTGGGGGTGGCCATCGCGCCGCGGGGAACGGCGAAGTCGTCGAGCAGTTCGCGCACGCGCGAAAGCAGCGA
It contains:
- a CDS encoding response regulator gives rise to the protein MKKILLVEDNEMNRDMLSRRLERKGYDVVVAVDGQDGVDRAARELPDLVLMDMSLPVLDGWEATRRLKSTPATGHIPIIALTAHAMAGDREHAMGAGCDDYDTKPIDLARLLTKIENLLARHAGG